One genomic window of Anaerolineae bacterium includes the following:
- a CDS encoding Translation elongation factor Tu codes for MNLEVELIVPVALEQGSKFAIREGGLTVGAGVITKILD; via the coding sequence GTGAACCTGGAAGTGGAGTTGATTGTGCCGGTGGCGCTGGAACAGGGCTCAAAGTTCGCCATCCGCGAAGGCGGTTTGACGGTCGGCGCCGGCGTGATCACCAAGATCTTGGACTAG
- a CDS encoding SSU ribosomal protein S10p (S20e), translated as MRRSTFIDKDSHEHFEIRTHNRLIDVLDPDSKTIDMLMRLNLPAGVDIEIKI; from the coding sequence GTGCGACGCTCAACCTTTATCGATAAGGACTCGCATGAGCATTTTGAAATTCGCACTCATAATCGCCTGATTGATGTTTTAGATCCTGACTCTAAGACGATTGATATGTTGATGAGATTGAACCTCCCTGCGGGAGTGGATATCGAAATCAAAATTTAA
- a CDS encoding LSU ribosomal protein L3p (L3e), whose translation MIKGLLGKKVGMTQIFDESGIAIPVTLIEAGPCYVTQIRTVENDGYAAVQLGFEEVKPKRLTGGELGHLKRNNLPPLRFLREFREKQPEVSEGDKVTVDQVFAVGELVDVTGISKGKGFAGAVKRYHFGGGKKTHGQSDRWRAPGARSSGTTPGRVFKGSRGPGHMGNERVTVQNLKIVFVDAERNLLGVRGAVPGPKGGLLMIKGARKQ comes from the coding sequence ATGATAAAAGGGCTTCTTGGCAAAAAAGTCGGTATGACTCAGATTTTCGACGAGTCGGGCATAGCCATTCCGGTCACCCTGATCGAGGCCGGACCCTGTTATGTTACTCAAATCCGAACCGTTGAAAATGATGGCTATGCTGCAGTGCAATTAGGCTTTGAGGAAGTTAAGCCGAAGCGGCTGACCGGCGGCGAACTTGGGCACTTGAAGCGCAACAATCTCCCTCCGTTGCGCTTTTTACGCGAGTTTCGCGAAAAACAACCCGAAGTGTCCGAGGGTGATAAAGTGACTGTTGACCAGGTGTTCGCCGTGGGAGAACTCGTTGATGTGACCGGTATCAGCAAAGGCAAGGGCTTTGCTGGAGCTGTGAAGCGCTATCATTTTGGCGGTGGTAAGAAGACGCATGGTCAGTCCGATCGTTGGCGTGCTCCTGGGGCGCGCAGTTCAGGTACAACCCCCGGGCGGGTTTTCAAAGGCTCGCGTGGGCCAGGGCACATGGGCAATGAACGGGTCACCGTTCAGAATTTGAAGATTGTGTTCGTGGATGCCGAACGCAATCTGCTGGGTGTGCGTGGCGCAGTACCGGGTCCGAAAGGCGGTTTATTGATGATCAAGGGAGCTCGTAAGCAATAG
- a CDS encoding LSU ribosomal protein L4p (L1e), whose amino-acid sequence MIVDVLNMQGEKVNTIELPAAIFEAPTNVSLMHQAYVRQMANARLGTHKTKGRSEVEGGGQKPWRQKGTGRARQGSRRAPQWVGGGKVHTPKPRDYEQRMPKKMRRAALRSALSIKAAGQGIVVLDELALPEAKTRLMAEALDRLVGDSSALVLIPSKDAVYEPVIRSTNNLPDAKTLLANYLNIRDLLKYDKVVMPLKALDVLVSFLG is encoded by the coding sequence ATGATTGTAGATGTCTTAAATATGCAAGGCGAAAAAGTAAACACGATCGAGCTGCCGGCAGCAATCTTTGAAGCGCCGACGAATGTTAGCTTGATGCATCAGGCTTATGTTCGTCAGATGGCAAATGCGCGCCTGGGTACGCATAAAACCAAAGGGCGCAGTGAGGTTGAAGGTGGTGGTCAAAAACCCTGGCGGCAGAAGGGTACCGGGCGAGCGAGACAAGGCTCGCGGCGCGCTCCGCAGTGGGTTGGAGGTGGCAAAGTACATACCCCCAAACCTCGTGATTATGAGCAGAGAATGCCAAAGAAAATGCGTCGTGCTGCGCTGCGTTCGGCACTCTCTATCAAGGCTGCCGGACAGGGCATTGTGGTCCTGGATGAACTGGCATTACCCGAAGCGAAAACTCGCCTGATGGCAGAAGCTCTTGACCGTTTGGTTGGGGATTCGAGTGCATTGGTCTTGATTCCCTCAAAAGATGCGGTTTATGAGCCGGTTATCCGTTCGACCAACAATCTGCCAGATGCAAAAACTCTGTTGGCAAATTACCTGAACATTCGGGATTTGTTGAAGTATGACAAGGTAGTCATGCCTCTCAAAGCCTTGGATGTGCTGGTATCGTTTTTAGGATAG
- a CDS encoding LSU ribosomal protein L23p (L23Ae), translating to MSTIYDVLRRPIITEKTNYLNSDLHQYVFEVAPDASKTLVKDAIELLFNVHVLRVNVINLPAKRTRRARNRRLRVRRSGYKKAIVTLAPEDTIPIFEGVK from the coding sequence ATGTCTACGATTTATGATGTATTACGCCGTCCGATCATCACGGAAAAAACCAATTATCTAAATTCCGATCTGCACCAGTATGTGTTTGAGGTCGCTCCGGATGCAAGCAAGACTTTGGTGAAAGATGCCATTGAGCTGCTCTTCAATGTCCATGTATTGCGGGTGAATGTGATTAATCTTCCCGCCAAGCGAACCCGAAGAGCAAGAAACCGCCGGCTAAGGGTCAGACGCAGTGGCTACAAAAAAGCTATCGTCACGCTGGCTCCCGAAGATACAATACCCATTTTTGAAGGGGTGAAGTAA